A portion of the Celeribacter baekdonensis genome contains these proteins:
- a CDS encoding alpha-D-ribose 1-methylphosphonate 5-triphosphate diphosphatase: protein MAILPPLRFTGATLLRDGALQRRSLCVEQGRISRGAFPEVDLSGYLILPGIIDLHGDAFERHIAPRPRAPFPIRSGLSSAARDAAAHGVTTAWFAQCWSWEGGLRGPDYAEDLLGALQAFAPSALIDIRLQIRCETHMVDSRDRLLAAIRRFGVDYVIFNNHLPEAIDVAKKDPMEFATWAKRSGRSSEEFIKVLREAKDRKSEVPRHLCALAEAFDVLGVTYGSHDDPDAETREEFRLLGAHVAEFPTSEKAAAAAKAMNDPVLMGAPNVARGGSQSGNISAQRLIERGLCDALVSDYHYPALAAAAWTLVDKDVKTLPDAWAMISTKPAEIMGLSDRGALDFGKRADLVVVDEDTREIEATISNGRIAYMSGRIGERLARSGRDVRMAAE from the coding sequence ATGGCGATCCTTCCCCCGCTGCGCTTTACGGGCGCAACCCTTCTTCGTGACGGCGCATTGCAACGCCGCTCGCTCTGTGTCGAACAGGGCCGAATTTCGCGCGGGGCTTTTCCCGAGGTCGATTTGTCGGGCTATCTGATTCTTCCGGGGATCATTGATTTGCATGGCGATGCGTTTGAGCGCCACATCGCACCGCGTCCGCGCGCGCCGTTTCCAATCCGCTCTGGTCTGTCCTCTGCCGCGCGAGATGCGGCGGCGCATGGGGTGACGACGGCGTGGTTTGCTCAATGTTGGAGCTGGGAGGGCGGATTGCGCGGGCCAGACTATGCCGAAGATTTGTTGGGGGCCTTGCAAGCCTTTGCTCCCAGCGCACTGATAGATATTCGTCTGCAAATCCGCTGTGAAACCCATATGGTCGACAGCCGTGATCGGCTTTTGGCCGCGATCCGCCGTTTTGGCGTCGATTACGTCATTTTCAACAATCACTTACCCGAAGCGATTGACGTCGCCAAGAAAGACCCAATGGAATTTGCGACATGGGCCAAACGCAGCGGCCGCAGTTCGGAAGAGTTTATCAAGGTTCTGCGCGAGGCCAAGGATCGCAAATCCGAAGTGCCGCGTCACCTCTGCGCGCTGGCCGAGGCCTTTGATGTGCTCGGCGTCACCTATGGTAGCCACGACGACCCCGACGCCGAAACCCGCGAAGAGTTTCGACTTTTGGGGGCGCATGTTGCCGAATTCCCAACCTCGGAAAAGGCGGCGGCGGCGGCCAAGGCGATGAATGATCCGGTGCTGATGGGGGCGCCTAACGTGGCACGTGGCGGGTCGCAATCCGGCAATATTTCGGCGCAACGCCTGATCGAACGCGGCCTGTGTGACGCGCTGGTGTCGGATTATCACTACCCCGCATTGGCGGCGGCGGCTTGGACCTTGGTGGACAAGGATGTGAAGACATTGCCTGACGCCTGGGCGATGATTTCAACCAAACCTGCCGAGATCATGGGGCTGTCTGATCGCGGCGCTCTCGACTTTGGAAAACGCGCCGATTTGGTGGTTGTCGATGAAGACACCCGCGAGATCGAGGCGACGATCTCAAACGGTCGCATCGCCTATATGTCAGGGCGGATCGGAGAACGCTTGGCGCGCTCTGGTCGGGATGTGCGGATGGCGGCGGAATAG
- the phnF gene encoding phosphonate metabolism transcriptional regulator PhnF has translation MPRTPVWKSIAETLSVEIARGHYKPGDKLPTEAELSARFGVNRHTVRHALSDLGERGIVRSRRGAGVFVQSAPVDYPLGKRVRFHQNIRATGRLPNRRVLRLETRPCDVTEAGILALSPGENVLIYEGLSLSSDAPVAHFISIFPITRLAGLDAHLTQTTSVTEGLRAVGIEDYLRAETRVTAERTTTTQALHLGLREGDPLLHTVSLNTTLDGTPVERGLTWFAGDRVTLTVTPD, from the coding sequence ATGCCTCGGACGCCCGTGTGGAAATCCATCGCCGAAACCCTGAGCGTAGAGATCGCGCGGGGCCACTATAAGCCGGGGGACAAATTGCCGACCGAGGCGGAATTGTCCGCCCGGTTTGGCGTCAATCGCCATACGGTGCGTCACGCCCTATCCGATCTGGGCGAGCGCGGCATCGTGCGCTCAAGACGTGGTGCCGGGGTGTTTGTGCAAAGCGCGCCGGTCGACTATCCGCTGGGTAAACGGGTGCGATTCCACCAAAACATCCGCGCCACGGGGCGACTGCCCAACCGCCGCGTGCTGCGTCTGGAAACCCGCCCCTGTGATGTCACAGAGGCCGGGATTTTGGCGCTCTCCCCCGGTGAAAACGTTTTGATTTACGAAGGCTTATCTCTATCAAGCGACGCGCCCGTCGCCCATTTCATTTCGATTTTCCCGATCACCCGGCTTGCGGGCCTCGACGCCCACTTGACCCAAACCACCTCGGTGACCGAGGGGCTCAGAGCCGTTGGGATCGAAGATTATTTGCGGGCCGAAACCCGTGTCACCGCCGAACGCACCACCACCACGCAAGCGCTGCATTTGGGCCTGCGTGAGGGTGATCCGCTGTTGCACACGGTCAGTTTGAACACCACGCTCGACGGCACGCCGGTGGAGCGCGGTTTGACGTGGTTTGCCGGCGACCGGGTCACACTGACTGTCACACCGGACTGA